Within Thermodesulfovibrionales bacterium, the genomic segment ATTGGATGCCATTTCACCAAGGGCAGCAAGCTTTGCAGCCTGGATGAGCTGTTCCTGTGTCTGCTGAAGCTCCCTCATCTGAGTTCTTAGGTTCTCCATAAGCTTTACATTTATAAAGGAAACAGATATTATATTGGAAAGTATAGCAGCTATATTGATGTCAGTCTGATCAAATATCCCGTTTTTTTTATTAAGTACCAACAGAAGACCTGAAAGCTTTTCCTGTTCCTTTATCCATATAAGTAGAGCAGGTTCATGAAGATTGTCAAAAAAGTTCCCCTTTATGGAAGGAGCTGATGTAACTGTGTATATTGCTGGCTCTTTTTTATAATAAAGATAGAGGGCTTCCATCTCCTTTTCCTTTATTCTCATCTCGTGATTGCTAATATTGACGAATCCATCGCCTTGCCTGACAAATATTTTACAATCATTAGCATCGAAGAGTTCTTTTACAATTTCCGTGAGCTCACTATAGGGCATCCCTTCCTCTGTAAGGGCATAAAGGGGTATGGTCGCCCTGTAAAGATGGGATAGTCTTTTCGTGAATCCCAGCAGCTCATCATGATTTTTCTTGAGTGTTATGCTCATATCATTGAAGGCATCGGAGAGATCTCTAAATTCATCTTTATAAGGATAACTGGCTGTGACACCAAGTCTTCCTGACTTGAGTTCCTTTGTGGCATTTATGAGAATTCTTATAGATTTTGTTATCTGCCCTGTAAATATAAGAGCAACAATTAATGCTGCAATAAATGCAAGTGATAGAGTTACGAATAATATTATCCTGGAGTTATTTATCTCTTTCAGGGCGGTTACAGTCTTCGTATAAAGCCTCTGGTCTGCAGTAAAGGCCATTTCTTGAACCATGCTAAGAAGGGTATTACCCAGTGTTATTGCAACAAGTCTTAATCTCTCAATCCTCTCTCTGTTCGCAGTTGTGGTAATAAGGGCACTCAGGGCATCCTTATACTGTTCCACCATATCACTTAGACTGTTAAGTTTTTCAGTGAGATATTTACTGTGATGGCAGGATTTGCAGCTCTGTACAGATCTGTCAAGATCAGATACATGTTCAACTATGACATCCAATTCGCTTCCGAAAGCAGTTCCTATGGTATAGAGATGGGTCTGAACAGTCTGGGTATTTATAACAAGATTCTGCCTGATTATTTCTACTCTGTGGAGACTTATAACGGTTTCAAGGTCTGTAGTAGTTTTATAGATATAATACACCGTTATCCCCACCCCGGTGGAAAAGAGTATAAAAAGCAGACCCAGAGATATAAACAGTCTTCTTTTCATCTGTATCTGTAAGTCTTTATATCAATATTGGCTTTTTTAAGAAGATTATAGACTGATTCAAAATCCTCTTTTGAGGCAGAAACGAATCTGAGAGCTCCGAGTTTCTCAAGAATCTTTTTTCCTTCAGGATCTCTATCCATTGTAAGAAGTATATATTTAATTTTTTCCCTGAGTCCCTTTTCGAGTTTTTTTGAAAGACAGAGTGTAACATCCGGAAGAGCACTGGAGCGTGCAATGATCAGTATCTCGTTTTCTATCAAAGGATCCTTTTTAATCCTTTCTTTTATGATCTTATTCTTTGCCACGCCTATATCAGC encodes:
- a CDS encoding ATP-binding protein produces the protein MKRRLFISLGLLFILFSTGVGITVYYIYKTTTDLETVISLHRVEIIRQNLVINTQTVQTHLYTIGTAFGSELDVIVEHVSDLDRSVQSCKSCHHSKYLTEKLNSLSDMVEQYKDALSALITTTANRERIERLRLVAITLGNTLLSMVQEMAFTADQRLYTKTVTALKEINNSRIILFVTLSLAFIAALIVALIFTGQITKSIRILINATKELKSGRLGVTASYPYKDEFRDLSDAFNDMSITLKKNHDELLGFTKRLSHLYRATIPLYALTEEGMPYSELTEIVKELFDANDCKIFVRQGDGFVNISNHEMRIKEKEMEALYLYYKKEPAIYTVTSAPSIKGNFFDNLHEPALLIWIKEQEKLSGLLLVLNKKNGIFDQTDINIAAILSNIISVSFINVKLMENLRTQMRELQQTQEQLIQAAKLAALGEMASNIAHELNNPLTSIIGFSELSQEETDIETIKKDLKIIEQESLRAKEIVNQLLEFARKRSINIEEVNLNLLLQEVLKLASLQLKHSNINVIEDFGQIPTIQGDHNQLKQVFLNLINNAIHAMPDGGTLTIRTGLLDKENVYIDVEDTGHGITPEILPRIFEPFFTTKKEKGTGLGLSISYKIIDSHGGWIDVKSEVNKGTKFSVFLPVRQFSSQVSHQQSQDQLL